Part of the Roseofilum capinflatum BLCC-M114 genome, GACTTGGACTAAGCGCTGATGCTCTTGAGGATTAACCCATAATTGCAGTTCGGTTTCCCGACGGTGCATCAGGGTTTCTGGGGAATAGCCGAGGATTTCACAAAAGCTATCATTGACTTCAAGTAAACAGCCATCGGCGATCGCACTAATAAACAGGGGATGGGGACTTAAACGAAAGGCCGTTTGAAAATGCTCTTGAGCTTGTTCTAAGGCTTGGGTGCGCTCTTGAATTTGATCTTCTAAGTTTTGATTCATTTCTTCCCAAGCTTGGAAGGAGATATTGAGTTGATAGACCATCTGATTAAACCCTTGGGCCAGTTGGTCAAATTCCTTGATCCGTCCTCCGTAGATTTTGGGCGCTGTTTCGCTTTTCGCAATGGCTTTGACTCCTTGACTCAGTTGGGAGATGGGGCGAGAGAGCCAGCGACACAGGAGCAAACCCAATGCTAAAGCCACTATTAAGGCAACGATACACAGGGCGATCGCGCTGCGAGTATTGGCGTTAATCTGAGCCATAAAATCGGCTTCAGGAATAATCACCACCATCACCCAATCGAGTCCCCTTAAAGACTCTTCTCCCGGTTGCAAATTATGGCCGACGGTGGTTACCTCTAAGAAGTAGCGCTCTCCCTCCCATTTCATGATTAGATCTTGATGCTCGTCCAGGGAAGCTAACCGGGCAATATGGCTGGCAGCTTGCTGGATTAACCGATTTTGACTTTCAGAGGCTTTAATCCGTTGACGACCGTCTGGGGTGTCAATAAAGGGCAATTCCGGGGCAGAACTGGCCACGAGTTTACCCGATCGCTCCATAATAAAGGCTTCCCCCGTGGCGCTAATTTCTAAAGTGGCTAAAAAGTTACTAATCTGGGTGAGAGTATAATCTACCCCTAGGACTCCTTTTAGGGTTCCTTGGTTGTCATAGATGGGTAAAACCGGGGTAATGCCTAAATCCTCGGACGCAGAAAAGAGATAAATAGATGACCAGGTGGCAGTTTGAGCTTCGACTGCGGCTTGATACCAGGGACGGGTACGGGGATCGTATTCGGCACTGCGGATCGGGTCATCAATGGGGTTGCCTTGTTCGTCTAAGTGATAGATATTACGGATGGGGGCGCTATTGCGATCGCGACGATAAAGGCGGGGGGTGGGGTCGCGGTTAACCATGATAAAATCTCCTTGGGTATTGCCCCAGTAGAGCGATCGCACCCAGGGATGGATGTGTACCTGTTGCCAAAAGTAGGGTAAGGCAACCTCAAAATTGTCGGGGTCAAAGCGTTGGGAGGCGATCGCCGCTTCATTCATCTTCAGAAATAAATGGGGCGTATCAGCAAACCGTTTTAGATGCTCTTGGATGCGATGGGTCACTTCCCCACTCAGACGACTCGCCAATTCATTGACCGATTTTTGACCATTGCGGAACGACAAATAGCCAATCAATCCCACCACTAAACATAATTCCAGCACAAAGGGAACCACCAACAGGAAGCGCAAAGATAGGGTTGAGCGGCCTTTGAAGGGAACAGAAATGGGTTGTTTGGCGGACATAAGCATTGCCCCAAGGACTATTGATCATCATACCCATCCCTTGGGAAGACTCCACTGATTCCTAATTACTGGCGAACAGAGAATTTAGAGTAGTTCTTGCTCTTAGCCGTTGCTGATAACATAAACAATACCCTTCCCATTCCCTAATCGAGGAAAGTAAACAACAAGCAGATGTCCTCGCTTGTAGCCAAGTGTTGGCGGGTTTGAGATTTGAGAAGAAGTTAATTAGACAATTATTGAGGAAAGAGACGATGCGCGAGTCAGTAATTTACCAAGAAATTCATGAAGAAGGTTTGCTCGAAGGAATTCAGCGAGGAATTCAGCAAGGCGTACAACGGGAGGTCTCTTTAATTACTCGTCAATTGACGCGACGAGTGGGGGAACTGTCTCCAGAATTGGAAGCCCAGATTCAGTCTTTGTCGGTGGAAACTTTGGAAGATTTGGGGGAAGCACTGCTCGATTTTACTGGAGTTGAGGATTTAGTGTCTTGGTTGAGCGATAATGCTCGGTAGCGATCGCCCAAATTTCCCCTAAATCCCTGCAACAAGCAGATGTCCTCGCTTGTAGCCAAGTGTTGGCGGGTTTGAGATTTGAGAAGAAGTTAATTAGACAATTATTGAGGAAAGAGGCGATGCGCGAGTCCGTGATTTACCAAGAAATTCATGAAGAAGGTTTGCTAGAAGGACAAAAAAGAGAAGCGGTCTCTTTTGTCACTCGCCAATTAACGCGACGAGTAGGGGTGCTTTCTCCAGAATTGGAAGCACAGATTCAGTCTTTGTCGGTGGAAACTCTGGAAGATTTGGGGGAAGCGCTGCTCGATTTTACTGGAGTTGAAGATTTAGTGTCTTGGCTTGGGCGATCGCCGAAACTCAAATAAAACCAGTAAAGTTCACTCTCATGAAACCTAATGTTGCCCTTCAGAGTTTCAGCATTTTCGTCATCCGAAACCAATCCGGTTGGGATAGATCGTTAGCAATAATCGTCAGTTGCACCCTATCCCCACTCTGAATTTGCTCATCCCCCTTTTGAGTCGGGTAAATAAAATTGAGGGTCTCTACCTTCACCTGTTCGGCCAGATCGGCTGGGAGAACTTGCTCCAGACGCACCGTAACATAGGTTTTTAAGTTTTTTACTCCCGCTCTCTTACTCACATCGGCGATCGCCATTTCCACCACCGTAGCGATCGCCTCAAACGTAATCGGTTTAGCGCTCATGATCTTTGGGTCAGCCTCCCCCTATTTCCTATGTTTTCTTAATCGAACTTTTCTTACTCGTTTTTTTATCTCCCTTCTTATCATGGGAGTGACCTTCCTCCAAAGGCCCTAACGTCACATCCGTATCCCCATCTTTCGATAAAGCCAGCAAATTCTTGTACAGGGAATTCGGAAGCATAATCTCTCCATATTGACCTGCTCCACTCGGTGCAGACTTACCAATAGATTTAACTGCTTCTACCGCAAAATTGGTGCAATTATACTTAAATAAATTATACTTAGCATCCTTTTTCGCTTCCACATATTCCATCAAACCATCCACTTCCGGCTGAGTTAACGCATAGGATTTTTCACCCTTAGAAGCATGGGCTACATCGGGTTCTTCCACGCGCCCAGGAACCCATTTTTTCGGATTTAGTGAAAAGCCAGTATGACGGCGATCGAGACTGGTTCCACTCCCTGGAGTTTCTAAACGCTTCATCCGTGCGGTGCTATCATACGTCCATGTACTGGCTCTGTAAATCAGAGGATAAAACCCAAAAGAAGAACCGGTTGGCGACTGCAATAATCGTTTAGTCGGTTGACGCATAGCATCGGGCACATCGGTTGGATTGTTATAACTGAGCTTCAAAAACGTATGGCCCACATTCGCCTTCGCGAGGTCTGTTAACCCCAATCTACTGCGATCTGCTGTTTCCACATCTGCACAGAGCTTCAAGGTCGCAACCGGTGCTGTTACCGTTGTATCTTCAGTCGTGGTGGGAGCTGGCGTTGCAGTGGTAGGTGTAGATGTATCCGTTTCATCACCATCAGCCCGTTGAATTGAGGATTGAGTCGATTGGCGAGTAAGGGGGTGTGAAAACCATAGATTATGGTGGTCTCCTAGGGGATAGCGCTGGATGGGCGAATTCGGTGGAGATGCAGACTGAAGCGGGATCTTGCTTTTCCACCGATCGATATGAGCTTGCATATCTGGAGCCAGTTCCCTAGGGGGCTGATCGGTTTGTAAGTCAAAATTGGCCCCAGAGGGTGTTCGTTGAGCAAAGGGTTGACGATCGCCAGTCGGTTGTATGGGTGTGGGTTTTCGAGACACTATAGGAGAGGGACTAAACCGAGGTGTTTTAGAACCCGTGCCCAGATTTTGAGAGGACTTCCGACGTATTCGCTGAGTAGACATACTCGCACTTTGCCTCTGATATAAAATTTAAGTCTTGAATTTAAGCTTAACAGAAAAATTCTTCATGATTGAAATCGATCGCGCTTGTGTTACCTTTAATCCCGGTACTGCTCTGGAAACTCCCGCCCTCCGCCAGGTTTGCTTGAGTGTTCCGGCTGGGCAGTTTGTCACCGTTATTGGCTCTAATGGAGCGGGAAAATCAACGCTACTCAATTTAATTAGTGGCGATCGCCTGGCGGACTCTGGACGCATTGATATTGCCAGTCAAAATGTTACCTCATGGCCCACCCAAAAACGGGCTAAATTGGTCGCCAGAGTGTTTCAAAATCCCCTGTTGGGATCTTGTGCAAATTTAACCGTAGAAGAAAATATGGCTTTAGCCGTTCAACGGGGAGGCTTTCGGGGCTTAAAATTAGCCCTTCCCAACCGTCGTCGCGCCCAATTTCGGGAGCAGTTAGCCCGTTTGGGATTAGGCTTAGAGCGTAGATTAGGCGATCGCATGGGATTATTATCCGGGGGACAACGACAAGCGGTAAGCCTGCTCATGTCTACCTTAGCGCCGACTGAGGTCTTATTATTAGATGAACATACCGCAGCCCTCGATCCAAAAACTGCCCATTTTGTCTCGCAGTTAACCCGCAACATCGTCAAAGAGCAACAGTTAACTACGATTATGGTCACCCATAGCATGAGTCAGGCCTTGATCATGGGCGATCGCACGATTATGTTACATGAAGGACAGATTATTTTAGATATTGCTGGAGAGGAACGGGAAGGCTTAGAAGTCGCCGATCTCCTGGAGCGGTTTAATCAGCTTAAAGGGGAAGAGTTATCCGATGATTCCTTATTATTAGGATAATCCCCATTTTTGTTCAACTCGATGGCTCGGATCATGAAGCTAAACCTTAACCCCAGTTGGCAAGAGAAGATTGCCCAGATCGCCAGCGATCGCCAGAAAACCTCAGAAGAGGTCGTCCAAGAGGCGATCGCCCTCTATTTAGGAGAAGTGGCGGCTAATTCTGGCGATCGTCTGCTTGCCTTAGAACAAGAAGTCGCTCTTCTAAAGCAAACTGTCAATCAACTCCATACCCTAATTACCGTCATTCGACAACAGCAACTCAAAGATACATCCAACCAAAAAACACCCGTTTCAGAAACTGTTTTTATGCCCGAAGTCGATGACGATATAGAGGATGAACCCGATGAAATCCTTTATGATTTTCTCGAACCGAGTTAACCCCCATTTTTTGGGGCTTGGAATTGATCAATAATCCTCACCTATTTTTGCGATAGAAGCTGCACGAATTTTTCGTGTTCGTCTGTTGCTATTCCTGCTTGCAATACCTGCAACACCTGAGCTAAATTACCGCTCAACAGCGCCCGAACATCTAACCACAATCCAGGATAGACTTCACTGCGAATTATCCCCTCCTCGTCGGCTTCGAGTTTCTCAAATTGACCGGCTCTCAGGCGAAACCAATCGATCGCATGATCCTCAACCCGCCATACCAAATATTCTTGCACCTGATGGCGACAATACACCTGCAATTTATCTTGCATATCCAGAGAGACAGTCGAAGCAGCAATTTCTACCACTAACTCCGGCGCTCCCACCACATATCCCGCATCATTGACGATCGATTGTCCTTCTCGCTCAACCCGAAGGAGGATATCGGGTTGGGGTTCATTGTTACTATCGAGAACTACTGTGGTATTATCGCCTCCTTGACACCCTGGAGTCATAGACGCATAAACTCCCAACCAAGCGATCAGGTTGAAGTGAGGTTCGCCATGTTGGTTAATGCGTAACGGTGATGCCATATAAACCACTCCTTCGATTAATTCCGCTTTCTTCAATTCCGGCATGTTGGAATAGCGCCGTTCAAATTCCGTGCGCGAAAGGCGATCGCCATTTTCTAATCGCGGAATACTTTGCGATCGAGTGATCATTGTGTTCACAACCATAGTTTTCCCTCCTATCCTTAAATTATAGAAGCTCAGTTTAGGATTCCAGCCCAATTCTTGCCAGCTCTGAGTTAACTGTTTATGCTACAATTACACTACAATTGCAGATGTCAGAATAAGAAATTGGTTATAAATGTGCTTTATGATACTCAATATTGACCGCCAACTGATTGAAGCTGTTAAACATGAAAATCTTTCTCTGGTGCAGGAATTGCTCGATGCTGGAGCTAATCCTAATGTGAAGGATGGCAACCAACATCTCCTAGAAATATGTGAATACAAGAGAGAGATTCGCTACGAATTAGTCAAAGCCGGAGCTTGGAAAAATAACCTCAAAACTGAATTGGTGATGGCCATTCCCTACGGGATTGAAGTCGTTCGCACCCTAGTTGAGAAAGGAGCAGATGTCAATGTACAGACCTTTAGTGGTACTCCCCTTTCCGTAGCGGCTGGTAGGGGTGAACCAGAAATAGTCTCCCTGTTGATTCAGTCGGGAGCCGATCTGGATGCCAAAGCTCCTCTACTTAATGCTCTCAAAGGTAAGCATTTTGAGATTGCCTTGGAATTACTACGCGAGGGGGCCGATCCGAATATAACCGATACTTTTGATAAAACACCAGCGATCGCCTTAGCCACAGCCGCAGGTAACGATCCAAAAGCCAATCAGGTCTTAAAAGCACTCCTAGCTGCCGGGGTTAATGTCAATCAAGGGATCTCCGGTATCACCATCAATGATGCTGAGGTGAAAAAACAGGCCGGAGAAGCATTAGGAACGCTGTTCAAATCCCTAGAAGCAGTCGGTGAGGTATGGGAAAAAATTGAGACCTTAGAAGAGACAGACGATCCTGAAGCTGAAGCCAAACAAGCTCTAGAAGAACTCGAAGCCATCAAGTCTCAATCCTCTGCCTCTCCTAGCGTCCAACCCATTCATATCAGGGATACCGTTCCCTTGATTTTGGCGGCTCGATGTGGATACGCTCAAACGGTTGCTATCCTTCTAGAAGCTGGCGCTCATCCCCATGAAAAGGATGGTGAAGGTTTGAGTGCCTTTGATTGGGCAACTCGCAATCAAGATACCCAAGTTTTGGACGTGCTGCGCTCTTTTGGCATTGTCGATACTCCAATCTCTCAAGATGAAATTCTGCTCAAAGCAGCCGTTGCGGGAGCAGTCGATGCGGCGCGATCAGCAATTGAGCAAGGAGCAAATGTGGATACTCGCGATCGCCGACGCGATACCCGCAACAAAACACCCCTGATGTTAGCAGCAAGAGAAGGCCATGTAGACATGGTAAACTTGCTTCTCTCGGCTGGCGCTCATCCCAATCTCGACGACCTAGCTGGGGGAGAAGTACCCTTCCTATTGTCTGGTTCTTACAGTGCGGATTCCTTAAACCAGTACGGTTACCAAGCCGGGAGAACTGCCCTGATGTTAGCCGTCGAAGCCGGTCACCGAGATGTAGTAGAGGCTTTGTTGGCAGCTAAACCGGACTTGAATCAACAGGATGGCTTGAATGTAACTGCCTTGATGATTGCCTGTGAGAAGGGGCATCTGGACATTGTGCAACAGTTGTTAGCTGAAGGAGCTGATATAAATTTGAACATTAAAGGAGTCAGTGCGTTAAGCATTGCTGTTTGGGAGAAACAGGAAGAAATTGCTATGTTCTTGATTAACCAAGGGGCTGATTTTCAGGTTCAGAGTGAAGATAGGGAAAATCTGTTGATGCGAGCTGCGAGTATGGGTTCTTTACCCTTGGTGCAGCTCTTGTTAAGTAAAGGGATGGATGTGAATGCTAGGAGTGGCGACAGCACTGCTCTCATTGATGCCTTGAAT contains:
- a CDS encoding adenylate/guanylate cyclase domain-containing protein gives rise to the protein MSAKQPISVPFKGRSTLSLRFLLVVPFVLELCLVVGLIGYLSFRNGQKSVNELASRLSGEVTHRIQEHLKRFADTPHLFLKMNEAAIASQRFDPDNFEVALPYFWQQVHIHPWVRSLYWGNTQGDFIMVNRDPTPRLYRRDRNSAPIRNIYHLDEQGNPIDDPIRSAEYDPRTRPWYQAAVEAQTATWSSIYLFSASEDLGITPVLPIYDNQGTLKGVLGVDYTLTQISNFLATLEISATGEAFIMERSGKLVASSAPELPFIDTPDGRQRIKASESQNRLIQQAASHIARLASLDEHQDLIMKWEGERYFLEVTTVGHNLQPGEESLRGLDWVMVVIIPEADFMAQINANTRSAIALCIVALIVALALGLLLCRWLSRPISQLSQGVKAIAKSETAPKIYGGRIKEFDQLAQGFNQMVYQLNISFQAWEEMNQNLEDQIQERTQALEQAQEHFQTAFRLSPHPLFISAIADGCLLEVNDSFCEILGYSPETLMHRRETELQLWVNPQEHQRLVQVIETQGTLRHQQVELKTASGAIKTLLLSAESILWDQCPCILYAAYDISDRQQALLALQRSEAALREQQQYLRLILDNIPQQVFWKDTDCVFLGCNRNWSEAAGLESPEVVIGKTDYDLLPRHLADEFRAKDLEIMATDTPQLHMIAKKVKPGNDGQPIWLDISKIPIHDSQQHVIGLLGVIEDITLRKNAEDALRLEQTKSEKLLLNILPEPIAEQLKQNDLTDRQMGVVIAEQFQSVTILFADLVGFTPLSSHLRAHELVELLNRIFSQFDQLCEKYHLEKIKTIGDAYMVAGGLPLPRSDHAEAIANMALEMQNIIRQFQTPFKQPFQIRIGINTGPVVAGVIGRRKFIYDLWGDAVNVASRMESQGEPGQIQVTHQTYELLRNTYHFHERGKIEVKGKGEMFTYWLLGQ
- a CDS encoding DUF4351 domain-containing protein is translated as MRESVIYQEIHEEGLLEGIQRGIQQGVQREVSLITRQLTRRVGELSPELEAQIQSLSVETLEDLGEALLDFTGVEDLVSWLSDNAR
- a CDS encoding DUF4351 domain-containing protein; translation: MRESVIYQEIHEEGLLEGQKREAVSFVTRQLTRRVGVLSPELEAQIQSLSVETLEDLGEALLDFTGVEDLVSWLGRSPKLK
- a CDS encoding ABC transporter ATP-binding protein; its protein translation is MIEIDRACVTFNPGTALETPALRQVCLSVPAGQFVTVIGSNGAGKSTLLNLISGDRLADSGRIDIASQNVTSWPTQKRAKLVARVFQNPLLGSCANLTVEENMALAVQRGGFRGLKLALPNRRRAQFREQLARLGLGLERRLGDRMGLLSGGQRQAVSLLMSTLAPTEVLLLDEHTAALDPKTAHFVSQLTRNIVKEQQLTTIMVTHSMSQALIMGDRTIMLHEGQIILDIAGEEREGLEVADLLERFNQLKGEELSDDSLLLG
- a CDS encoding Uma2 family endonuclease — its product is MVVNTMITRSQSIPRLENGDRLSRTEFERRYSNMPELKKAELIEGVVYMASPLRINQHGEPHFNLIAWLGVYASMTPGCQGGDNTTVVLDSNNEPQPDILLRVEREGQSIVNDAGYVVGAPELVVEIAASTVSLDMQDKLQVYCRHQVQEYLVWRVEDHAIDWFRLRAGQFEKLEADEEGIIRSEVYPGLWLDVRALLSGNLAQVLQVLQAGIATDEHEKFVQLLSQK
- a CDS encoding ankyrin repeat domain-containing protein, whose product is MILNIDRQLIEAVKHENLSLVQELLDAGANPNVKDGNQHLLEICEYKREIRYELVKAGAWKNNLKTELVMAIPYGIEVVRTLVEKGADVNVQTFSGTPLSVAAGRGEPEIVSLLIQSGADLDAKAPLLNALKGKHFEIALELLREGADPNITDTFDKTPAIALATAAGNDPKANQVLKALLAAGVNVNQGISGITINDAEVKKQAGEALGTLFKSLEAVGEVWEKIETLEETDDPEAEAKQALEELEAIKSQSSASPSVQPIHIRDTVPLILAARCGYAQTVAILLEAGAHPHEKDGEGLSAFDWATRNQDTQVLDVLRSFGIVDTPISQDEILLKAAVAGAVDAARSAIEQGANVDTRDRRRDTRNKTPLMLAAREGHVDMVNLLLSAGAHPNLDDLAGGEVPFLLSGSYSADSLNQYGYQAGRTALMLAVEAGHRDVVEALLAAKPDLNQQDGLNVTALMIACEKGHLDIVQQLLAEGADINLNIKGVSALSIAVWEKQEEIAMFLINQGADFQVQSEDRENLLMRAASMGSLPLVQLLLSKGMDVNARSGDSTALIDALNYYNSEEENLEVIETLLAAGADPNLGNYEGGTALTAGVYRGSVDAIRALLAAGVDIEQRDREGRTALSLAKVFGRSNVLNLLREWAGDRAQELEIDLEQPDDEYEEDPRADIEYDYPDFSERGRDPAYGEAVQELAEICGDRPIEFSDLEGGFYINVRVNKRKDLDVEALQNQFMAKGCYVFASSRTLFEHLPECLTVFPTTDKYEAIAAMGTNGCNYGIGTGYVLQWLQALEAKQPFIITYIRYDSLALRFLSPLEDVEYWADEMYEFCPDLIDQGVMERDRLIECLKTSDRISFWWD